One segment of Trachemys scripta elegans isolate TJP31775 chromosome 1, CAS_Tse_1.0, whole genome shotgun sequence DNA contains the following:
- the LOC117873262 gene encoding olfactory receptor 52E2-like — protein sequence MSNSNTTDFTNPSTFILLGIPGLEAAHVSISIPFCAIYIIAILANFTILIIVKMDLSLHEPMYYFLCMLAVADLGLSTSTLPKMLSIFWFNSREINFSACLTQMYFIHCISVMESGIFVAMALDRYVAICDPLRHSSILTSPMVAKIGLAVVLRGGMLVLPYPFLVRRWPYCRTNIIPHTYCEHMAVVNLACADIRVSSYYGLFLAFFLSSLDVFFLALSYIQILRAIFSLPTKDARLKTFGTCVSHICVILASYIPALFSFLTHRFGHNVPLHFHILIANMYLLVPPMLNPIIYGVRTKQIRDRLLRLFTHKRT from the coding sequence ATGTCAAATTCTAATACAACtgacttcaccaacccctccaccttcatcttgctgggcattcctggcctggaggcagcccatgtctcgatctccatccccttctgtgcCATATACATCATAGCCATCTTGGCAAACTTTACCATCCTTATCATTGTGAAGATGGACCTgagcctccatgagcccatgtactatttcctctgcatgctggccgtTGCCGACCTGGGCCTGTCAACGTCTACCctgcccaaaatgctgagcattttctggttcaattccagggagatcaatttcagtgcctgcctcacccaaaTGTATTTCATTCACTGCATCTCAGTGATGGAGTCTGGGATCTTCGTGGCCATGGCTTTGgatcgctatgtggccatctgcgatcccctgagacattccagCATCCTGACAAGCCCCATGGTGGCCAAGATCGGCCTGGCCGTGGTGCTGCGTGGCGGCATGCTCGTACTGCCCTATCCCTTCCTCGTGAGGCgctggccatattgcagaactaACATCATTCCCCACACGTACTGCGAGCATATGGCTGTGGTAAATCTGGCCTGCGCTGACATCCGTGTCAGTAGTTACTACGGCCTCTTTCTGGCATTCTTTCTATCCAGTCTGGATGTATTTTTTCTTGCCTTGTCCTAtatccagatcctcagggccatctttagcctccccacaaaggacgcccggctcaagacttttgggacctgtGTCTCCCACATCTGTGTCATTTTAGCCTCTTACATCCcagctctcttctccttcctcactcACCGGTTTGGCCACAATGTGCCCCTGCATTTCCACATTCTCATTGCCAACATGTACCTTCTGGTGCCCCCCATGCTAAACCCCATCATATATGgtgtgaggaccaaacagatccgggacaggctgctccGGCTCTTTACTCATAAAAGGACCTAA